In Cuculus canorus isolate bCucCan1 chromosome 9, bCucCan1.pri, whole genome shotgun sequence, the following are encoded in one genomic region:
- the CHST2 gene encoding carbohydrate sulfotransferase 2, with protein sequence MKSCRRRALALSLGYALLLLLAALSLLQHRRHREPRRCPEPPAAPRPPPPPPGAPARRQLVYVFTTWRSGSSFFGELFNQNPEVFFLYEPVWHVWQKLYPGDAVSLQGAARDMLGALFRCDLSVFQLYSTAGAGRNLTTLGIFGAATNKVICSSPLCPAYRKEVVGLVDDRVCKKCPPQRLSRFQEECHKYRTLVIKGVRVFDLAVLAPLMQDPTLDLKVIHLVRDPRAVASSRIKSRHGLIRESLQVVRSRDPRIHRMPFLDAGHKLGAKKEGGGGGSDYHALGAMEVICSSMAKTLQTALRPPDWLRGNYMAVRYEDLVVEPIKTLRQVYSFVNLAVSPEMEKFALNMTSGPGYSSKPFVVSARNATQALSAWRTALSYQQIKQVEEYCHQPMALLGYERVGSPEEVKDLSRTLLKKPWL encoded by the coding sequence ATGAAATCGTGCCGGCGCCGGGCGCTGGCGCTCAGCCTGGGCTacgcgctgctgctgctgctggccgCGCTCAGCCTGCTGCAGCACCGGCGGCACCGCGAGCCCCGGCGCTGCCCCGagccccccgccgccccgcggccgcccccgccgccccccggcGCCCCCGCCCGCCGGCAGCTCGTCTACGTGTTCACCACCTGGCGCTCGGGGTCGTCGTTCTTCGGGGAGCTCTTCAACCAGAACCCCGAGGTGTTCTTCCTCTACGAGCCGGTGTGGCACGTGTGGCAGAAGCTGTACCCGGGGGACGCCGTGTCGCTGCAGGGGGCGGCCCGGGACATGCTGGGCGCCCTGTTCCGCTGCGACCTCTCGGTGTTCCAGCTGTACAGCACGGCGGGCGCGGGCAGGAACCTCACCACGCTGGGCATCTTCGGAGCCGCCACCAACAAGGTCATCTGCTCGTCGCCCCTCTGCCCGGCCTACCGCAAGGAGGTGGTGGGCTTGGTGGACGACAGGGTGTGCAAGAAGTGCCCCCCGCAGCGGCTCAGCCGCTTCCAGGAGGAGTGCCACAAGTACCGCACCCTGGTCATCAAGGGCGTCCGCGTCTTCGACCTGGCCGTGCTCGCCCCGCTCATGCAGGACCCAACCCTGGACCTCAAAGTCATCCACCTGGTGCGCGACCCCCGCGCTGTCGCCAGCTCCCGCATCAAATCCCGCCACGGCCTCATCCGCGAGAGTCTGCAGGTGGTCCGGAGCCGCGACCCCCGCATCCACCGCATGCCCTTCCTCGACGCCGGCCACAAGCTAGGTGCGAAGAAGGAGGGTGGCGGTGGCGGATCGGACTACCACGCCTTGGGTGCCATGGAGGTCATTTGCAGCAGCATGGCCAAGACCCTGCAGACCGCTCTGCGACCCCCGGACTGGCTCCGGGGCAACTACATGGCAGTGCGTTACGAGGACCTGGTGGTGGAGCCGATCAAGACCTTGCGGCAGGTGTACAGCTTCGTCAACCTGGCAGTGAGTCCGGAGATGGAGAAGTTTGCCCTCAACATGACCAGTGGCCCCGGCTACTCCTCGAAGCCCTTCGTGGTGTCGGCCAGGAACGCCACCCAGGCGCTGAGCGCTTGGAGGACTGCGCTCAGCTACCAGCAGATCAAGCAGGTTGAGGAGTACTGCCACCAGCCCATGGCCCTGCTGGGCTACGAGCGGGTCGGCAGCCCCGAAGAGGTGAAGGACCTCAGCAGAACGTTGCTCAAGAAGCCGTGGCTGTGA